Proteins from a single region of Akkermansiaceae bacterium:
- the rph gene encoding ribonuclease PH, protein MTRPDGRQPDQLRPISFFPNVAPNATGSVLVSFGDTRVICSATIEDDVPRWMRAQRVEGGWLTAEYSMLPYSTLERKQRDATRGKIDGRSMEIQRLIGRALRSVIDLKKIGQRTVWIDCDVLQADGGTRTASITGGCVAAAIAFNKLLAAGKIRDFPMKKLVAAVSAGVYQGTPVLDLDYVEDKDASVDFNVVMTETAEFVEVQGSGEEATFTGEEMSAMLELSRKGISDIVSLQKAAILTADRAAPADLSSLFATFGRK, encoded by the coding sequence ATGACCCGTCCAGACGGCCGCCAGCCCGACCAACTCCGCCCGATTTCCTTTTTTCCGAACGTCGCCCCGAACGCGACGGGTTCCGTCCTCGTGTCCTTCGGGGACACCCGTGTCATCTGCTCCGCCACCATCGAGGATGACGTGCCGCGCTGGATGCGCGCCCAGCGGGTGGAGGGCGGATGGCTGACGGCGGAGTATTCCATGCTGCCTTACTCCACCCTGGAGCGGAAGCAACGCGACGCCACCCGTGGCAAGATCGACGGCCGCTCCATGGAGATCCAGAGGCTCATCGGCCGTGCGCTCCGCTCCGTGATCGACCTGAAGAAGATCGGCCAGCGGACGGTGTGGATCGACTGTGACGTGCTCCAGGCGGACGGTGGTACCCGCACCGCCTCCATCACCGGTGGTTGTGTGGCCGCGGCCATTGCTTTCAACAAGCTGCTCGCAGCCGGAAAGATCCGCGACTTCCCGATGAAGAAGCTCGTCGCCGCCGTGTCCGCCGGTGTCTATCAGGGCACCCCGGTGTTGGATCTGGACTACGTGGAGGACAAGGACGCGTCCGTCGATTTCAACGTCGTGATGACGGAGACCGCCGAGTTCGTCGAGGTGCAGGGCAGCGGCGAGGAAGCCACCTTCACCGGTGAGGAAATGAGCGCCATGCTGGAGCTGTCCCGCAAGGGGATCTCCGACATCGTCTCCCTCCAGAAAGCCGCCATCCTCACCGCGGACCGCGCCGCGCCCGCGGATCTCAGCTCGCTCTTCGCCACCTTCGGCAGGAAGTGA
- the argF gene encoding ornithine carbamoyltransferase produces the protein MKNLLSIEELTAADINALLDSAAVLKRERGSHTAQPLSGQTWALIFAKSSTRTRVSFEVGIRELGGFPMFLSKNDIQLGRGEPIKDTARVLGRMVHGAVIRTYAQQDVVDFADYSGLPTINALTDDEHPCQILADLLTIREKLGGWEGKKVAFIGDGFSNMTISWMWAAKHLGFQLAVGSPSACLPPDSFLAKLAAPNVTVTTDPVAAARGAHVINTDVWLSMGQEDQKEKEAQFAGFEVNDSMLFEAAPGHIVLHCLPAYRGKEISAEVLELHADTIFQQAENRLHAQKAVLVELAR, from the coding sequence ATGAAGAACCTGTTGTCCATCGAAGAACTCACCGCCGCTGACATCAACGCGCTGCTGGACAGCGCCGCCGTGCTCAAACGCGAGCGCGGCAGCCACACCGCGCAGCCACTCTCCGGACAGACCTGGGCGCTCATTTTCGCCAAGTCCTCCACCCGGACCCGCGTCTCCTTCGAGGTGGGCATCCGCGAGCTGGGGGGCTTCCCCATGTTCCTTTCCAAAAACGACATCCAGCTCGGACGCGGGGAGCCGATCAAGGACACCGCCCGCGTGCTCGGACGGATGGTCCACGGCGCGGTCATCCGGACCTACGCCCAGCAGGATGTGGTCGATTTCGCGGACTACTCCGGCCTGCCCACCATCAATGCCCTCACGGATGACGAGCATCCCTGCCAGATCCTGGCGGACCTGCTGACCATCCGCGAAAAACTCGGCGGCTGGGAAGGGAAGAAGGTAGCCTTCATCGGCGATGGTTTTTCCAACATGACCATCTCCTGGATGTGGGCGGCGAAGCACCTCGGCTTCCAGCTCGCGGTGGGGTCCCCGTCCGCCTGCCTGCCACCGGATTCCTTTCTGGCGAAGCTCGCCGCGCCGAACGTCACGGTTACTACGGATCCCGTAGCCGCCGCGAGGGGCGCGCACGTCATCAACACCGACGTCTGGCTTTCCATGGGCCAGGAGGACCAGAAGGAGAAGGAAGCGCAGTTCGCCGGATTCGAGGTGAATGATTCCATGCTTTTCGAGGCCGCTCCCGGCCACATCGTGCTGCACTGCCTGCCCGCCTACCGTGGCAAGGAGATCAGCGCGGAAGTGCTGGAACTCCACGCAGACACCATCTTCCAGCAGGCGGAGAACCGCCTGCACGCCCAGAAGGCCGTGCTGGTGGAGCTGGCGCGCTGA
- a CDS encoding metallophosphoesterase — translation MAPREDGVFGVWAVTGLCRGWLEWREAGGDNGKAAMTGAGFVPQSPEIFRINLTGLKPGREYEVRAVVESAEDARKEETDWKKFRTLDAAAASTRFVVWNDTHERNETITKLDDATPPADFLIWNGDTCNDWKKEEILIPTLLHPAGRDITKGRPMILVPGNHDVRGKFGFRVPQMVGMTDDLPYCAFRSGPVAVICLHTGEDKPDGHPSFHGRVAFDELRKVQTAWLEKVIRSDGFRDAKYRVVFCHIPLRWLDEPETVDYANGGFDHYSRRSRDAWHDLLVEWKTQVVISGHTHNAQYLPASEKFPYAQLVGGGPQLERARWIEGVADAAALKLTVRDLAGAVTHEASFPPA, via the coding sequence ATGGCTCCGCGGGAGGATGGGGTGTTCGGCGTCTGGGCGGTTACGGGACTTTGCCGGGGATGGCTGGAGTGGCGGGAAGCTGGCGGGGACAACGGAAAGGCAGCGATGACCGGCGCGGGCTTCGTGCCGCAGTCGCCGGAGATTTTCCGGATCAACCTCACCGGTCTGAAACCGGGCCGGGAGTATGAGGTGAGGGCGGTGGTCGAGTCCGCCGAAGATGCGCGGAAAGAGGAAACGGATTGGAAAAAATTCCGGACGCTGGACGCCGCGGCGGCATCCACGCGCTTTGTCGTCTGGAATGACACGCATGAGCGCAACGAGACGATCACCAAACTGGATGATGCGACCCCGCCCGCGGACTTCCTCATCTGGAACGGGGATACCTGCAACGACTGGAAGAAGGAGGAGATCCTGATCCCCACGCTGCTCCATCCCGCCGGCCGTGATATCACGAAGGGACGGCCGATGATCCTGGTGCCGGGAAATCATGACGTGCGTGGGAAATTCGGCTTCCGCGTTCCGCAGATGGTCGGCATGACGGATGATCTTCCCTACTGCGCTTTCCGTAGCGGCCCCGTGGCCGTCATCTGCCTGCACACCGGCGAGGACAAGCCGGACGGACATCCCAGCTTCCATGGCAGGGTCGCCTTCGATGAACTGCGGAAAGTGCAGACCGCGTGGCTGGAGAAAGTCATCCGCTCGGATGGATTCAGGGATGCGAAGTACCGTGTCGTCTTCTGCCACATCCCGTTGCGCTGGCTGGATGAACCGGAGACCGTGGACTACGCGAACGGTGGATTCGACCACTACAGCAGGCGCAGCCGGGACGCCTGGCATGACCTGCTGGTGGAGTGGAAGACGCAGGTCGTCATTTCCGGCCATACCCATAACGCGCAGTACCTGCCTGCGAGCGAAAAGTTCCCCTATGCCCAGCTTGTCGGCGGCGGCCCGCAGTTGGAACGCGCCCGGTGGATCGAGGGTGTGGCGGATGCCGCCGCGCTGAAGCTCACCGTGCGGGACCTGGCGGGAGCGGTGACGCATGAAGCCTCATTTCCCCCGGCGTGA